A single genomic interval of uncultured Sphaerochaeta sp. harbors:
- a CDS encoding beta-ketoacyl-ACP synthase III: MKPPQSIHITALGSYAPPRVVTNNDLSHMVDTSDAWIQSHTGIRERHIADDEESTSNLAYKAIEDLLASYNLEASHIDGIVCATATPDYPGFPSVACMIAEQFGITGPALDVSAGCTGFIYAMEVARAMIATGSMKNALVVGAEKLSGVVDWKDRNTCVLFGDGAGCALLESSDQEESGLIDTLLKAEAAGTKALTIHPEKHAIEMDGRAVYSFAVRTIGDTILALVERNNLNLDSIDWIVPHQANRRIIQACSKRYGIPEEKFYMNIDRFANTSAASIPLALREMDRAGLLKKGHKILMVGFGAGLTYGGTLLTWTY, from the coding sequence TTGAAGCCTCCACAATCGATACACATCACCGCCCTTGGCAGTTACGCGCCGCCGAGGGTGGTAACTAATAATGACCTGAGCCATATGGTCGACACGAGTGATGCGTGGATCCAAAGTCACACTGGAATCAGAGAACGACATATTGCTGATGATGAAGAATCGACCAGCAATCTCGCCTATAAAGCGATCGAGGATCTCCTTGCAAGCTACAATCTGGAAGCATCCCATATTGATGGTATTGTCTGTGCAACAGCTACCCCGGACTATCCTGGATTTCCTTCTGTTGCCTGTATGATCGCAGAGCAATTCGGTATAACCGGACCAGCCTTGGATGTGAGCGCCGGTTGTACTGGCTTTATCTACGCCATGGAGGTCGCCCGTGCCATGATCGCCACAGGTTCCATGAAGAATGCCCTCGTGGTAGGAGCAGAGAAACTGTCAGGTGTAGTTGACTGGAAGGATCGAAACACCTGTGTACTCTTTGGTGATGGAGCCGGGTGTGCACTGCTTGAATCCTCAGACCAAGAGGAGTCAGGTCTTATCGATACCTTGCTCAAGGCCGAGGCGGCTGGTACCAAGGCACTGACCATCCACCCAGAGAAACACGCCATAGAGATGGACGGCCGAGCGGTCTACTCTTTTGCGGTGAGAACGATTGGAGATACCATCCTGGCACTGGTTGAACGAAATAATCTGAATCTGGATTCCATTGACTGGATTGTCCCGCACCAAGCAAACCGAAGAATCATCCAGGCCTGTTCCAAGCGATATGGAATTCCAGAAGAAAAGTTCTATATGAATATTGATCGATTTGCCAACACCTCAGCGGCATCCATCCCACTTGCACTCAGGGAGATGGACAGAGCAGGATTGCTCAAGAAGGGCCATAAAATTCTGATGGTTGGATTCGGAGCAGGACTGACCTACGGAGGAACTCTACTTACATGGACGTATTGA
- a CDS encoding ACP S-malonyltransferase: MDVLIALYPGQGSQKPKMALDLFDASKQVRNLFALASDVSGLDLYQLLAEGSEEELKQTRATQLAVTLANRSAHLRLNELGFSFAAHSGFSLGELSAFAGGGILDDETLFSLVTKRAVLMDEEARKIEEVQGKLGMAAIIGLDYATVEQALREAQIPGLYVSNDNSPTQVVIAGLQESIAQGKGILQAKGARRVIPLKVSGPFHTPFMEGATKPFSAFLETLNFKDPHSLVISSVDGDVIEDAQQAKEHLAMQLAKPVRWTEAMKHLSSLAQEKHAQVAETGFGTVLSGLWKNSNAEIPCRILGSEDAIWNCKKELES, translated from the coding sequence ATGGACGTATTGATAGCACTCTACCCCGGACAGGGGTCCCAGAAACCGAAGATGGCCTTGGATCTCTTTGATGCAAGCAAGCAGGTAAGAAATCTCTTTGCACTTGCTAGTGATGTAAGTGGACTGGATTTATACCAATTGCTCGCTGAAGGCAGCGAAGAGGAATTGAAACAAACCAGAGCCACACAACTGGCAGTAACGCTAGCCAACCGCAGTGCACATCTAAGACTAAACGAGCTTGGCTTCTCATTTGCTGCCCATAGTGGGTTCAGCCTTGGCGAGCTTTCTGCCTTTGCAGGAGGCGGCATCCTTGATGATGAAACGCTCTTCTCCTTGGTCACCAAACGAGCTGTATTGATGGACGAGGAAGCAAGAAAGATTGAAGAGGTACAGGGAAAGCTGGGAATGGCGGCCATCATTGGGCTGGATTATGCAACAGTTGAACAAGCCCTGAGAGAAGCACAGATCCCAGGATTGTATGTTTCCAATGACAACAGTCCTACACAGGTGGTTATCGCTGGTTTACAGGAGAGCATTGCCCAAGGCAAGGGAATATTACAGGCCAAGGGAGCCAGGAGAGTCATTCCCCTAAAGGTCTCAGGTCCATTCCACACCCCCTTCATGGAGGGAGCAACCAAGCCTTTCTCTGCTTTCTTAGAGACGCTTAACTTCAAGGATCCCCACTCCCTGGTGATTTCAAGTGTGGATGGGGATGTGATCGAGGATGCCCAGCAAGCAAAGGAGCATCTGGCAATGCAATTGGCAAAACCAGTGCGCTGGACGGAGGCAATGAAGCATCTCTCTTCCCTGGCACAAGAGAAACACGCACAGGTAGCTGAAACCGGGTTTGGAACGGTACTCAGTGGGCTTTGGAAGAACAGTAATGCGGAAATCCCTTGCCGAATTCTCGGCAGTGAGGATGCAATCTGGAATTGCAAGAAGGAATTGGAATCATGA
- the fabG gene encoding 3-oxoacyl-[acyl-carrier-protein] reductase, with the protein MSEKRHALVTGGSRGIGRTIIETLLSEGYEVWYLSRSKAEGLEANHISCDMADRESVASALEAVVNEATYIDVLVNNAGITRDGLIMRMKDEAWDDVIAVNLTSVFLTCRRIGRLMATQRKGAIVNISSVVGIVGNGGQTNYAASKAGIIGFSKSLAKELAGRNVRVNVVAPGFIETAMTEVLSEKLKDQIKDQIPLSRIGNTEEVAQSVAFLASDKASYITGQVLAVDGGMAM; encoded by the coding sequence ATGAGTGAAAAAAGACATGCCCTGGTGACCGGAGGGTCACGGGGAATTGGAAGAACTATCATAGAGACATTGCTAAGTGAAGGATACGAAGTTTGGTACCTCTCCAGGAGCAAGGCAGAAGGACTGGAAGCGAATCACATCAGTTGCGATATGGCTGACAGGGAGAGTGTTGCCTCCGCACTGGAAGCGGTGGTCAATGAAGCAACATACATCGATGTCCTGGTCAACAACGCCGGTATCACCCGCGATGGATTGATCATGAGGATGAAGGATGAGGCCTGGGATGATGTTATTGCCGTCAACCTCACCTCAGTATTCCTCACCTGCAGGCGTATCGGTCGACTGATGGCAACCCAGCGAAAAGGAGCAATCGTCAACATCTCCAGCGTGGTCGGTATTGTGGGTAATGGTGGACAGACCAATTATGCAGCCAGCAAGGCAGGCATTATTGGGTTTTCCAAGAGCCTTGCAAAGGAACTTGCTGGAAGAAATGTACGGGTCAATGTGGTAGCTCCTGGATTCATTGAAACTGCCATGACTGAGGTACTTTCAGAGAAGTTGAAGGACCAGATCAAAGATCAGATTCCCCTGTCAAGAATTGGAAATACGGAAGAGGTTGCCCAGAGCGTGGCCTTCCTCGCAAGCGATAAAGCATCCTACATCACCGGCCAGGTTCTGGCTGTCGATGGTGGGATGGCAATGTAA